GTTAGATGGACAACAAACACTAAACAGGTTTCTGCATTGTGCTCTTCATGGACCTCTGCTGTCACATCCATGCCTTTTATCATTGCTTCCACCTCAGGtatataagagagagagagagagagagagagagagagagagagagagagagagagagagagagtgtgtgtgtgtgtgtgtgtgtgtgtgtgtcagAGCGCGcatttgtgtttgtgtgtgatGTGTAATTAAgtgaaattgaattttgagAAGAGGCTCTACAACATGCAGGTTCAGGTGCTATTTTCAGAGTTGGCAATGGTGGAAGAAGAGATTAGTAGGCTAGAAAGAAAAGTTGAAGAGCTGAAATTGAGGTTGTACCAAGAGAGGGAACAGACCAAAGAATGGGAAGTGCAGAGGAGGCAAGGGCAACAGAATCACTTGCTGTGCAGAGTGGGAAATCAGTCAGTGCTCAATGAAGAGAGATGTAGTAGATCCCAGAACTATGAGGCCCTGAGAAAAGAAAGGAGGATGAAGAATAGAAGAGCCTCTGTGGATTCTGCATCAGATTTCCAAAGGTGGAATTTCCCAAAGTCAGATGGTAATCTGCTTTTTTATCTCATATGAAGAAGAATGTGGATATTGAaacacttttttttccttgttttgattatttgttgtgttttttgaCAGGAGAAATTGCTGAAATGTCAAGGAAGCTAAGTGGGAGAAGCAGAAACCAGGGCAATGTGGATATTAATGAAACTGGCATTAGTCTGAAACCAAATGAAATCTCAGAAGAAGTGCTCAAGTGCCTTATAGGCATATTTCTTGACCTAAAACAGACATCATTGGACAAAGAGGGATCATCTGTGGTCCCAAAGCTAACTCTCTCCTGCATGAACTCAAAAGGGTTCATGGCAAAAACCTCATTCAACTGCAAATCATCCACAGTGTTCTTCAACTACAACACATCCAATGTTGACCCTTACTGCATATTACCGGATATAGATGGCGCTGTCCGGGACGTTGGCCCGTACAAGAACTTCATCCAAATCAAAAGAAGCTCATTAGACGTCAGCCGCTTATCAGACTGTTTGACTGGAATTGGAAAATTGAGGTTGCTTACAGGTCTTGTTAGCAATGACGGCTGTTTACAAATTCATTCTCAAAAGCATTgtttttttaacttctttaTGTTGTCTTCAGGAAGTTGATGCATCAATTGTGTGATGTGGACTTGACTTTCTTGACCTACAAGCAGAAGCTAGCGTTCTGGATCAACATCTACAATGCCTGCATCATGCATGTACTGTAAGACATCTTAAGCAAGATTTAAGAAAAGACAGAAATCTGAAGAATGATATTGATTGGGAGCTTTCTATTCTTAATTATCAAATTTCAGGCCTTTCTGGAACATGGGCTGCCTTCCACGCAGGAGAAGCTACTGGCGCTTATGAACAAGGTACATCAATGTCTGTAAGAGCCATGACTTCCCAATTCTGATACTAATCGATAACCATTTTCAAATAGGCTGCATTGAACGTGGGAGGCATAGTGTTAAATGCTCTGGCGATCGAGCATTTCATACTCCGCCATCCATCTGAATCGAAACATGTACAcgaaatgaaaatcaaaacttgagctccttctatttttgttctcttttatgtatttttttgcCTGATCATTTGCGTCTCACTTAGTAGGGGCCTGCGTATGAGAAAGAAATGCTACTAAGACATGCCTACGGTCTCGGATACCCGGAACCTAATGTAACATTTGCTCTTTGTCGAGGCAGTTGGTCCTCACCAGCAGTAAGTGCATGTAGCTCTTGTCAAATAAAATAGGGCAAATATTCAGATATGCTCGTATATgcttatattattattcttctccaatatgaaggtatttatacaagtacaaagatgtgttaaccttaaataaaataggaaatatatctaaattacaataggaagtaaatctctattacaatagAACTAAAAAATCTCTATTAACAATAgaactaaataataattggtaagtaaccaaaattctaataaaataaggaaccaaaatcctaactaaggACGGACTCGCCAACAGCTCTCCTATTTTATATCACAACATTTTTCTCCATcttatttctaaatttttgtgaagttaaGACCTTGATATGCATGCAGTTAAGGGTCTATACCCCAGACGACATAGTTAACGAGTTGGAGAGAGCAAAAGTGGAGTACTTAGAAGCTTCTGTTGGAGTTACAAGCAAGAAGAAAATTCTGGTGCCAAAGCTTCTACAATGGCACATGCTTGATTTCGCTGACGGTATGGAATCTTTGCTGGAATGGATTTACAGCCAATTGCCACGCTCTGCTTCACTGAAAAGATTGATAATGCAGTGCTTGAATGGGGAAACGAAGTCTCCGATAAACAAAATGGTCGAAGTCCAACCTCATGAATCAGAGTTCCGGTACTTGCTGCCATTGTGAGCCAAATGACAAGAATCACAGAAGGTTTTGATCTAGATGGATTTGAATTATACGTACATTTAAATTACATAAACTT
The Prunus dulcis chromosome 2, ALMONDv2, whole genome shotgun sequence DNA segment above includes these coding regions:
- the LOC117618480 gene encoding uncharacterized protein LOC117618480 produces the protein MKFEDFLMQRSGEKQKRFDLEEEVMKLQSELDGQQTLNRFLHCALHGPLLSHPCLLSLLPPQVQVLFSELAMVEEEISRLERKVEELKLRLYQEREQTKEWEVQRRQGQQNHLLCRVGNQSVLNEERCSRSQNYEALRKERRMKNRRASVDSASDFQRWNFPKSDGEIAEMSRKLSGRSRNQGNVDINETGISLKPNEISEEVLKCLIGIFLDLKQTSLDKEGSSVVPKLTLSCMNSKGFMAKTSFNCKSSTVFFNYNTSNVDPYCILPDIDGAVRDVGPYKNFIQIKRSSLDVSRLSDCLTGIGKLRKLMHQLCDVDLTFLTYKQKLAFWINIYNACIMHAFLEHGLPSTQEKLLALMNKAALNVGGIVLNALAIEHFILRHPSESKHGPAYEKEMLLRHAYGLGYPEPNVTFALCRGSWSSPALRVYTPDDIVNELERAKVEYLEASVGVTSKKKILVPKLLQWHMLDFADGMESLLEWIYSQLPRSASLKRLIMQCLNGETKSPINKMVEVQPHESEFRYLLPL